One Pullulanibacillus sp. KACC 23026 DNA segment encodes these proteins:
- a CDS encoding histidine phosphatase family protein has product MKTIYLVRHCQAEGQPPEANLTEKGRKQAEALADFLEEHRIDCLIASPFERARQTVQPLADRLNITIQFDDRLRERVLSNRELPDWLKLLEESFTDIDLCLDGGESSRNATERGIEVVNEFLSSSYKSGVLVSHGNLIALILKHFDPDKGFEDWKALTNPDVFQLTFNDETAHPNCQRIWDERI; this is encoded by the coding sequence ATGAAAACTATCTATCTTGTTAGACATTGCCAGGCAGAGGGGCAGCCTCCTGAAGCCAATTTAACGGAAAAAGGTAGGAAGCAAGCGGAGGCGCTAGCTGATTTTTTGGAGGAGCACCGAATCGATTGCTTGATCGCAAGCCCATTCGAGCGGGCTCGTCAAACGGTTCAGCCTTTAGCGGACCGCCTCAATATCACCATTCAATTTGATGATCGTTTAAGAGAGCGCGTTCTCTCTAATAGAGAGCTTCCAGATTGGCTCAAGCTGTTGGAGGAGAGCTTTACGGACATTGACCTTTGTCTGGATGGCGGTGAATCGAGTCGAAACGCCACTGAGAGAGGAATTGAGGTCGTTAACGAATTTCTCTCCTCGTCATATAAATCAGGGGTTTTAGTCTCTCACGGTAATCTAATTGCCTTAATCCTGAAGCACTTTGATCCTGATAAAGGCTTCGAAGACTGGAAAGCTTTAACTAATCCGGATGTTTTTCAACTAACTTTCAATGATGAAA
- a CDS encoding MazG-like family protein, whose amino-acid sequence MENLKPIQKQIYENKIEKGFNVTNVELEFCLTQGELAEAFEAYRKKLPSLGEELADVAIYLYGLAEILGYDLDSEIKRKVEINKKRIYKKVDGVTMKVES is encoded by the coding sequence ATGGAGAACTTAAAACCGATTCAAAAACAAATCTATGAAAATAAAATTGAAAAAGGCTTTAATGTGACGAATGTTGAGCTTGAATTTTGCTTAACCCAAGGAGAACTAGCGGAAGCCTTTGAGGCCTATCGGAAAAAGCTCCCTTCTTTAGGAGAAGAGCTGGCAGATGTTGCTATCTATCTCTATGGGCTTGCGGAAATTCTTGGATATGACCTCGACTCAGAAATTAAACGGAAAGTTGAGATTAACAAAAAGCGGATTTACAAAAAAGTGGACGGTGTGACTATGAAAGTAGAGAGTTAA